The stretch of DNA ctttctctctctctctctttcattttttgtttttattattttttccccATTCATCCATGCGAATTGGGGATTAGGGTTTATCTCAATCCTCACTGCCAATAAAATCCACGCGATAAGCAATAAGCGGAATGCTATATCCATGTTGTAAATCTACTTCTCAAGTTGCGTTAGGGTTAAGATTAGGGTTTTAGATTCGTCGTGTTTGATTTTAGTGGACATGGATAGCACGCGTAGATCGTTGGATAGATCCAGAGAACCGGGCTCCAAGAAGCCCAGATTGATCGATCTCAACTCCACCGCACGACCGTTTCCTCAGCGGCAACATGGCTCTGGGGTTACTACAACGTTGTCTTCTTCTGCTAGGTTTCAAATAAACGACAGAGACTCCGAAAGAAGCGATTTGGATCACGGTGGCGGTGAGTATCACCCACAGCCACCGCCACATCAAGAACTCGTGACGCAGTATAAGGCTGCACTTGCTGAACTCACTTTTAACTCGAAACCCATAATTACCAACTTGACTATAATTGCTGGAGAGAATCTTTCTGCTGCCATGTCAATTGCTGAGACTGTTTGTACAAACATTCTAGAGGTGAATCTCAGTTTGCACTCAGCAATTGTTTCTGTTGTGTctgtatattttttgtttttggttctGATTTATGGCTgattaaattgaattgaattgtaATTGATTTGGAATGAAAAGTGCACTTCGATTTGATCTTTCTGATGTTATTATATGCTCgtgttattattgataaattggGTTACTGGAATTGTACCCGTGTAGGGGTtttatgataatattaataattatggtTAATGCTAGTTAGAAAAGAAGACCCTCATTGGTCCTGTCTGGGTTTTCTGTGGTAGATGTTCTCAAGTTGAACTCTCTACCTGCACctgataaaaaagaaaaacatatataGTTTTTTGAGTCCTTGTTACGAAAAGGAAAAACAACTTGCGCTAGATGACGAGTTGATGTCAGGTAGGTCAATTTCAAGTATGATACTGTAAGGATCCTGTTAGTGTTAGGATACTAGGTTTGAGCTGTAGCCCAATATCCTAACAGAGTTCATATCCCGCTGACGAGCTAAGTCATCAAAAAGTTGTGCTCACAATTCTCCTGATCTTCTGCCGATTTGTATGCGAAGCGGATTAAGAATCTTTGGAAATTTGTGTCTGTTTTAATTAGTGCTGAAGTAAACTTTTGGTGAAATTTGATGCTAATTTCTAATTTAGGTATATATTGTTGGTTTCAGTTGTATTTCTCAATCCTTGTTTACATTTGTTGTGGCAATCTTACTTCTAACCCATTGCCTGTTTGTGCGTTTTTTATATAAGAAAGGGTGTCATTGAATTGAGTTAATAACTTTCCAGGTTCCAAGTGACCAAAAGCTGCCATCGCTTTATCTCTTGGACAGCATTGTTAAGAATATTGGGCGGGACTACATAAAATACTTCGCTGTTAGATTACCTGAGGTCAGTTATCTATATCTATCCCTTTCATTGGCTTTCATCCCTTCAGATTGTGAAATAAAATCAAGAAATGAATTTTATGCTAAACTGTTCATGTTTGATTTGGTTACATGGATACTGATATTGCAATAGTTCGTGCATTGccataaaaaatgaattagatAATTGTTATCAAATGGAGTTTTTCACTTTTCATTCTGTTGTGAATGTTTTCTAATTTTATACACCTATTTTTAACTAGGTACTTGCCAATTACTCCTTTACATTTTAGGTATTCTGCACGGCATACAGAGAGGTTGACCCTCCTGTCCATTCAAGCATGAGGCATCTTTTTGGAACTTGGAGAGGAGTCTTTCCTCCTCAGGACCTCCAGATAATTGAGAAGGAGCTCGGCTTCACTCCTGCAGTCAATGGTTCAGCTTCTGCATCTGCTACACTTAGAAGTGATTCTCAGAGTCAACGCCCACCTCATAGCATCCATGTTAATCCCAAATATTTAGAAAGACAACGTCTTCAGCAGTCCAGCAGGGTAGGTGACTTGATTTCTAATAAACTAATCctttaaataattgaaaagttgGATCCAATTGGAATAGGTCAAGATTGGACAGTATTGCAGAATAATGATCTGATGAATTGGATTTTGCTGTCACGTGTATTTTGAATGATGAAACGGCACTGGAAGATACATTATCGCCATCAAATTTTGAGCTTGATTATTGCTTAttacttttattgaaacaaaataCTGTATTCTTTTTATTAGTGTTTTTAAGTATATTGGAACTTTCACTAAGTACAGAAACTGTCCTAATTTTGTGCCTGTTATTTTGTGGATTTTGCTGTTCTGTTCATGGTATGACATATGGTACACATGCTAACAATCTTGACAGACTTCACTTAAAACTTCAaagtaatattttgtaatttgaaTACTTTCTTCATAATAActttatatacatattttatattttatgtaagtCATTTCGACTCACAATACTTATGACAAATCACCATCTATTCTGTACAATGTTTTCCTTTTTACACCCTATGACCTTATCTATGGTACTTGATTCTTTTGTCATATCCTTTTTTGTCTTATGAAGACTAAAGGAGTATTTAATGATATGACTGGATCTATTTCAAACACAAATGAGGACTCAGAGAGGCCAGATAGAGCTTTGGGTGCTGCACGACCATGGCTGGATCCTAGGGTTAACATAAATGTATGTGAAGTAATTTATCTTTTCTTCTTTATACTACTATTAAATCTGCTAATTGTCACATATTAATTTAATGGTGTATATTGCAGAATAATCAGCATACTCAAAGAGATGTATTTCATGATTCTGTTCCTGAAAAGAGCATTGGTGGAGCCTATGGAGACGATGAATATAATTCTACTGTTTCAAGTAATTTGGGCTCAGGTGTTGGAAGAACTGGAAGTAGACTCATTGGCGGTGTTGCAGAGACCGTATCCGGGCAAAGAAATGGTTTCAGCCTCAAACATAGTTTTTCAAGTCATGCAGCACCGAAGTCTATGAATTTGAATGCACATCATCAGCCAACACAAACCATAACTAACGTAAGGAGCAGTGCAATGTCAAGTAACTGGAAAAATTCAGAGGAAGAGGAGTTCATGTGGGATGAGATGAACTCTAGTTTGCCCGATCATGTACCCAATGTCTCTAGCAACTTGAGCACCGACCCGTGGATGGCCGATGACGACAATTTGGTAAGTTGGCTACAATAAAGGGTCAATTGCACTTTGCACCACCTGTACTGCAAGTAATTTTATGGCAATATTAAGAAGGCCAATTCACCCTATCTGATTTTGATGAGAATGCTCCAAAAGAAATTTAGCTTGTCGCTTTTGGCACAGTTAAAACTTAGAACATCTTTTATAGTCTTCTTTATGTCTTGAAAAGTCACCTGTATGTAAGTTCGGTCTAATTGGAAGAATCAATTACCAACTCGAAAGATGGTGGACAAATTAGAAAAGCATACTAAAGGAAGCGGCAACACGACAAAATGCAATGATAAAGTTTACTATGTCTAACGAAATAGGGTGGTAAAGTATAACTGGCAATGATAAAACTGTTGTATCAGATTGAGGTAGAACAGAGCTGGGGCCAAGGAATGATGcatagaaacaaaataaaatggcAATCACCTCTATGCAGGACTCTTTNNNNNNNNNNNNNNNNNNNNNNNNNNNNNNNNNNNNNNNNNNNNNNNNNNNNNNNNNNNNNNNNNNNNNNNNNNNNNNNNNNNNNNNNNNNNNNNTTCCCTTGGATATAGATAATATGCCTAATTTTGTTGACTTAAAAACCGCTTATTTAAATTCCAAATATCCTAATAAAACTAAGACATAGTTTCCTAATTCAACTTGGCATAAGATATACTAGGACCCAAACAATTAAAGTATTAAACACTAATTTCTGTAATTACTAACTTATATTTCATCCCTTCATTCTTCAtcataaatatttcatatatattttatctgaTCTCGACTGATTTTGTTTTCCACATGCAGGAAAGTGAAGATCAGCTCCAAATCACACACCCAATTGGAACAAAGGTTAATAGAAAAATGTCCACTGTTAAGAAACAACTACCGTCATCTGGGGGTCATTCATCATTATCATGGGAGTTGCAGAAGCAGCTCCCAAGTGACAAATTGAATATGAAGTCGGGTCACTCAGAATTATTTGTTTCCGCTCCAAGTAGCTTACCCAAGAATTCGAATGCGTTGGCTGGGAGGATGAGGAATCAGTCTTTTATACCGCATACAACTATAGGAATGGGCAAAATTGTGGGACAGCAGCAGTTTGATTCTGAGGGGGTCGAATCCCCTTCTGCACAGTCACCTCTGCGACAACAGTCTCCATCGGTGCCAGTAACCACACAACTCCCTCATTCAATGCAAAATTTGGCTGAGCAAGATTGTCCACCAACTCTTAAAACATCTCAACATTTGGGTGGTCTGCAAAGTCAAAATATTAGAGATCCCGCACCTGCCTTCCGTCCCAATGTTCAGGTTGGTAACTTGCGAAAATCACAGGAAAAGGACATGCGGGGTCCACCATCTTCTGTAACTACTTTTCAGCCAAGACCTCAGCAACAGCAGGCGGTGCCTTCACAGGCTGACATTAGTCTTAAAGCTAAGCAGCCACCCAAGTCTAAAGTTTCTTTAGCAAAAGAAACTTCCGAAAAGTCAACCTCAAAGAGTCTTCCAGCTCCATCTGTGAAGAGTGGAATCATCCCCAAAAAATCAATTACTAGAAGTCTGGATGCAAGTAGCCGTCCATCTCAACAAGCGGCTAAGCCTACTCGGTTAGGTGCTCCTTCCCCTACCACATTAATTTCTTCGGGGGCTTCTGCTATGTCACTATCTTCAGTCGGTCCTCCAAATGATTATTCAGCTACTCTGCCAAAACTACCTAAAGGGAAGGCTGGAAAGCGGCAAAGAGATTCTACTCAACCATCTGCTTCCTCTAAGGATTGCAGTGCATCAACTCCGAGCTCAAATGCCACTAATAAGAATACCTTGaatccaatttcaatttttttaagctCATTAGTTGCTAAAGGTTTGATATCAGCAGNNNNNNNNNNNNNNNNNNNNNNNNNNNNNNCGGAAGACCAAACTGAAAGCATTATTGTCAGTTCCACTTTGCCAGTTGCTTCAGTTCCTGTTTCTGCAGCTGTCCCTGTACCGTCTTCCAGAGATGGGGTAGATGATGCTGCAAAAGCCTCACTTGCCTTGTCCAAATCAACTAGCACAGAAATTAGAAATCTCATTGGCTTTGATTTTAAACCTGATGTAATTCGAGAAATGCATCCAGATGTAATCACTGAATTATTGGATGAACTCCCACATCATTGCAGTAATTGTGGTATTAGGCTTAAACAGCAAGAACAGTTAGATAGGCACTTGGAGTGGCATGCTACAAAAGAAAGAGAACAAAATGGTCTGATTACGGCATCAAGAAGATGGTATGCAAAGTCAAATGACTGGATTGCTGGCAAGGCCGAATATCTGTCTGAGTCCGAAATTGCTGATTCCATGGATGCATATGATGAAAAAACAGATGAGAGTCAATTGGATTCCATGGTTGTAGCAGATGAAAACCAGTGCTTGTGTGTATTGTGTGGCGAGTTATTTGAAGATGTGTACTGTCAGGTAAGTGACCAGTGGATGTTCAAGGAGGCTGTTTACTTGAACAACTCAGATAGCAATGACGAGATTGAAAGTAGAAATGTGGGCCCCATCATTCATGTTCGATGCTTATCGGAAAACTTAATGTCGAGTGCGACCAATACAGTAAGGCTCATATTGAATTGAATGGATGTCTTCTAATTGATTTTTAAAGCTTCAATTAGTTTATTTGAAGGAATGTGTTAAAATGTTTTGTAgtgattgatttgatttgttttttatgCAGGAACTTGATTAATACATTACGCTTATAGCATTGGACCGGAGGTAAAGTCAGAAGCTTCCCAAGGGTTCCTAGGTTCTAGTTGCATACTATAACTAGATGGCCCTTCACAATTAAAACTGTTGCCTCTGATTGCTCTCCATAGCAGTAAAACAAATTTTGTGCcctttttgtttcattttcttgTACTTGagggaaaaaaaatagaaattgcgcagtattcaaaatatataaatgtgagATAGTTTTTTTTTGCAGCTAAACTTGGTGTTTGATATGGTTGTGATAGCTTAATTTTACCATGATGATGAAGCGGATTTGTGCATTTAACGCATATGGGAATAATACAGAGGCTATGCCCCAATGCCATCTTCATCCAAATGGCGGATAATGtcattaaaataacatattttgatTCTCCACTCTTTTAATTTTCTGTTGTTTAATTTGCACATTTTCTCTGGGAGGGAATTGAAAGTGCTATATTGCTCATAACATGGGTATTGCTTTCTTGAATTTCTCAGCTGCAGAAACTATAATTATAGCATTGTGTCATTTCTTGCTAACTATTGACTTAGTAATATCTTGGTTGTTGATTCGGTTGAGAAGTGCTCGGTCTGTACTATTATTCACTGATGACAATATTATCAGCTATTGATTTTAGAGATGAGATAACTCATCTATAAtacatttttgaaaaaaaaatgttcagATTGTTTCCATGCTACGAGGAACAAGGTCTGACGAGATGACGGAATCTGTGTTTTATTTGATGGCAATATTACTGATTATATCAGGAACAgtctaaatattttatcttttatcttaCAAGATACATGGTTTGGTCTTATAAATAATACAAACTATAGGTAAGTGGTTAAGATGAGTTATACAAgacagtttttaatttttatcttattataaGTAGGGGTTTTATAATGAACAACGAAAAACATGATAAAGAATGAAGcaaaactaaattttgttaattaaatcaaataaagtatattaaatgaaagaaaaaaaacatatggaAATATCATTAGCAATTCCCTTTAATTTTGCCGACGACTCTTAttctattgttaattttatttattaaaatataaatttaatatatatatatatatatatattttttttttggttaaacAATGTAACACGTTACAAATTTTAGCATGTTCATATTGTTTGTGttataatatattcaaattttgttttttctagagaaaaaaagatgaaaagatACATGTATTTATATCAAAGATAAAATAGACGTTAAAGAATAAAATGCATAGACTATAACGGTTATTCAATAATAATCCACTGactatatttatgtattttattattaacatctatttttttcttaaacaactatatatgctaatttatattttaataaaattgtccTTAAAATAGGTGACTGCAAAATAGAAAATAGGAGgccttaaaatagaaaataagaagaagttattaattttatttacaaataaaaatgacagTTACTTGTAAAATATGATGATAGAGTGGcgttgttaaaatattatagcaatatttttttttgaaaatttactCAACTCACATTAactttgaagtatttttatttcatttgattttattaatataatttagttcttttaattgttttaattatattttatttattaatttaatattcagtcatttattaaaaaaataataataataaagcaaCGGTCACATTCCAACCTCTTAAAGGAGGAAAAGAAAATTTTCTTCGATTAATCTTATCCTTTGCGATCTCttgaaattaaagaaaatagaatattttaatatataaattttaaaatagaatttattaaaacaaattatttgaaaaaggAATATAATAGAAAGTTATCCCTTAAAAATGATctgaacataattaattttatttataaaaataacccacaaattcaatattaattaacttataaactatttaaaaaagtttactCTTTGTCGAGACTTTAATCCTTtggtttaaattaaaatttagttttggtCTAAAATGTGTTAGATAAATTTAGAGTATTTATCGAGATTAGACATTTTATGTCTCTTAGATAAAGTTTCACtaacaatttaaatttgttcTTTAATACAAACTCAtctaaaaacttaaatttttgtgTATTTGATTTAGTCGAAGGTGTCCAGAATTGTTGTCAATGAAGTAAAAAGTGATATTTACTATTCttatttatataattcaaattgTCTATTGTAGCATAAACACATTGTTACACGATATAAATGATTTcggactaataatataaaattagataattcatatttttaaaataataaatttaactaaaaggGATTTCGACCGTTAATTTAAGTTGACACAATTGAAATGCAATATTGCATGACAAAATAAATGCACCAAATTCTTATACAAGTAGTGAAAAGTCACAGGTGTTTGTATATTTTTCTAGAACAAGCACTTACTAGGTTTCTTTTTCAtacaaaagaaataaatatatctagAGTTTGATGATAAAACAACAAACTTTTGATTCCTTTGTCATTGTTGTTTATGACCCATTTATCACCTTGACAAGAGATTcgacacaaaaataaaacaactaaCTCATAAGAGGCATAATCAACTATTCAGATCCTTTACCATTAGGAAATTCGTATTCATGCGGTTAGGATCTCTAGGTCCGTTCAATTGAGATCGAGTGGTTTAAATAAatgtatacatatttatttttaactaaaaatatgatattaaatctaaaaaggttaaataaatttttagttcttaaaaaaaaatttatttttatttttagtctttataaaaaaaaatcgttaATTTTTAGTcacttaattttctttttcatttttattttcagttcttaattttatattaactatTATGTATcgtttaaattttaacaaaatacaacgtataatcttttaagttacacgaaaatattgaattaatcatttagttttttttagtattaaGTTAGtcttttatgtttataaaagtttacaatgttcaattatttttagttataatcTCATGTCAATCATTTTTAGTTAGAGATTTTTAAAATGGTCAATAAATTTTGTTGTCAATCATATAAAGAACAACATAACAAATTTTCATATGATTtcataacatatattaaaagaattttacgtttaatttcaaaaactcTAAAATCTATCACACACGAATTctttattgattaattatttttgtaaaatttgattcaaaatttatattcttaTGATTATTGCAATCAAAATCTCTTAAAAATTACACGTCTTTGTTGAAAAAATGGAGAattttggattttaattttgttggtTTGAAGTTAAGATTATTGGTGTAAACATTTACAAACATAACTGATGAATTTGACATTCAAAGAATAATAAAGGactaatttgtttataaaaaaagataatttgttatttttgtgtAATTTAAAGGACCACAAAATGTATTttgtctcaatttttttatgattttgtaCATTGATGTTTAGGATATTATAAGAAACTTTCctataaaatttagaattttttgaaCAACCAAAACTTAAATATGAAGTTTTAAgtgaaaaatcttaaaaattcatatttaatttatcatttgttaaaaacttttaattttttgtaagcAATTTGTTAAACATGTATTAAACATTAgtacaaaaattttaaaaaaatacacaataattaatttaaaatcatctaaaatgaaaaaaaaaaatttaagatattaaaaactgatgaaattttatataaaaactaaaaataaaatagtaaaatttttataaactaaaaatttgtttaatgAAATCTAaaatgttggatttcaattgaATAGCTACCAAGGTCTCAATGACATAAATATGAAGAATCACAACATCAATGATTTTGGATCTATAATCGACAACAATAATGGCTTAAATGATGGCCCTagcaaaagaaaaagagaaaatgagactGTACATTCGTGTGCTAAGTGACAAAGAGTGTTAATTGACCTTGATCTATAACAAATATTCCTTTTGGTCTTAAAAACATgtaaaaagtcaaatatatttaacctaaatttaattaaaatgttatttttttttttaatattctagaCCAAAGAGAGTATATAGCTATTGCAtttaagtatataaatttaattacaattttgataattttattttcactaatttatgggataatcattaaaaaaatgacaattgtaattattttttcagatttttgaactaaaatataattaaattacaaaaataaataatttttgaaggtaaaaaatgaatttttttttttataaaattttattttgatttcataaGAGTTAATCATTCTACGTCATTATATCATATGTCACTTTATTTAAAGCAGCTACATTGTCGTCTTTTAGCTAAAAGTTTAAAATGAAAGACACAAATgattagatttaaaaatattaggatcaattttatgaattaataaaaataaaaggataaaaattacaattaaacttaaaatttaataatgaatACAGTCCAACATATCAGTGAGATTTTTCATCGGTTATCAgctcattaatatattattaattttgtcaaaaaaatatatattattaattaataggGTAAAAAAACTGATATTGAAGgacataaatttttaattccAAGCTGGGACACAATCCCAAACTGGTTTAAAGAAAAACAGAATACAGTACATATATGTAAATTTGGAAGCCATTGAAATGCTAAGAAACAGAATTccaaaggaagaagaaaaaaaaaatctgccAAATGAAGCAAGTGAAGGCAC from Cicer arietinum cultivar CDC Frontier isolate Library 1 chromosome 3, Cicar.CDCFrontier_v2.0, whole genome shotgun sequence encodes:
- the LOC101498250 gene encoding polyadenylation and cleavage factor homolog 4 isoform X2, which translates into the protein MDSTRRSLDRSREPGSKKPRLIDLNSTARPFPQRQHGSGVTTTLSSSARFQINDRDSERSDLDHGGGEYHPQPPPHQELVTQYKAALAELTFNSKPIITNLTIIAGENLSAAMSIAETVCTNILEVPSDQKLPSLYLLDSIVKNIGRDYIKYFAVRLPEVFCTAYREVDPPVHSSMRHLFGTWRGVFPPQDLQIIEKELGFTPAVNGSASASATLRSDSQSQRPPHSIHVNPKYLERQRLQQSSRTKGVFNDMTGSISNTNEDSERPDRALGAARPWLDPRVNINNNQHTQRDVFHDSVPEKSIGGAYGDDEYNSTVSSNLGSGVGRTGSRLIGGVAETVSGQRNGFSLKHSFSSHAAPKSMNLNAHHQPTQTITNVRSSAMSSNWKNSEEEEFMWDEMNSSLPDHVPNVSSNLSTDPWMADDDNLESEDQLQITHPIGTKVNRKMSTVKKQLPSSGGHSSLSWELQKQLPSDKLNMKSGHSELFVSAPSSLPKNSNALAGRMRNQSFIPHTTIGMGKIVGQQQFDSEGVESPSAQSPLRQQSPSVPVTTQLPHSMQNLAEQDCPPTLKTSQHLGGLQSQNIRDPAPAFRPNVQVGNLRKSQEKDMRGPPSSVTTFQPRPQQQQAVPSQADISLKAKQPPKSKVSLAKETSEKSTSKSLPAPSVKSGIIPKKSITRSLDASSRPSQQAAKPTRLGAPSPTTLISSGASAMSLSSVGPPNDYSATLPKLPKGKAGKRQRDSTQPSASSKDCSASTPSSNATNKNTLNPISIFLSSLVAKGLISAXXXXXXXXXXXEDQTESIIVSSTLPVASVPVSAAVPVPSSRDGVDDAAKASLALSKSTSTEIRNLIGFDFKPDVIREMHPDVITELLDELPHHCSNCGIRLKQQEQLDRHLEWHATKEREQNGLITASRRWYAKSNDWIAGKAEYLSESEIADSMDAYDEKTDESQLDSMVVADENQCLCVLCGELFEDVYCQVSDQWMFKEAVYLNNSDSNDEIESRNVGPIIHVRCLSENLMSSATNTELD
- the LOC101498250 gene encoding polyadenylation and cleavage factor homolog 4 isoform X1, with product MDSTRRSLDRSREPGSKKPRLIDLNSTARPFPQRQHGSGVTTTLSSSARFQINDRDSERSDLDHGGGEYHPQPPPHQELVTQYKAALAELTFNSKPIITNLTIIAGENLSAAMSIAETVCTNILEVPSDQKLPSLYLLDSIVKNIGRDYIKYFAVRLPEVFCTAYREVDPPVHSSMRHLFGTWRGVFPPQDLQIIEKELGFTPAVNGSASASATLRSDSQSQRPPHSIHVNPKYLERQRLQQSSRTKGVFNDMTGSISNTNEDSERPDRALGAARPWLDPRVNINNNQHTQRDVFHDSVPEKSIGGAYGDDEYNSTVSSNLGSGVGRTGSRLIGGVAETVSGQRNGFSLKHSFSSHAAPKSMNLNAHHQPTQTITNVRSSAMSSNWKNSEEEEFMWDEMNSSLPDHVPNVSSNLSTDPWMADDDNLESEDQLQITHPIGTKVNRKMSTVKKQLPSSGGHSSLSWELQKQLPSDKLNMKSGHSELFVSAPSSLPKNSNALAGRMRNQSFIPHTTIGMGKIVGQQQFDSEGVESPSAQSPLRQQSPSVPVTTQLPHSMQNLAEQDCPPTLKTSQHLGGLQSQNIRDPAPAFRPNVQVGNLRKSQEKDMRGPPSSVTTFQPRPQQQQAVPSQADISLKAKQPPKSKVSLAKETSEKSTSKSLPAPSVKSGIIPKKSITRSLDASSRPSQQAAKPTRLGAPSPTTLISSGASAMSLSSVGPPNDYSATLPKLPKGKAGKRQRDSTQPSASSKDCSASTPSSNATNKNTLNPISIFLSSLVAKGLISAXXXXXXXXXXXEDQTESIIVSSTLPVASVPVSAAVPVPSSRDGVDDAAKASLALSKSTSTEIRNLIGFDFKPDVIREMHPDVITELLDELPHHCSNCGIRLKQQEQLDRHLEWHATKEREQNGLITASRRWYAKSNDWIAGKAEYLSESEIADSMDAYDEKTDESQLDSMVVADENQCLCVLCGELFEDVYCQVSDQWMFKEAVYLNNSDSNDEIESRNVGPIIHVRCLSENLMSSATNTVRLILN
- the LOC101498250 gene encoding uncharacterized protein isoform X3, which translates into the protein MRHLFGTWRGVFPPQDLQIIEKELGFTPAVNGSASASATLRSDSQSQRPPHSIHVNPKYLERQRLQQSSRTKGVFNDMTGSISNTNEDSERPDRALGAARPWLDPRVNINNNQHTQRDVFHDSVPEKSIGGAYGDDEYNSTVSSNLGSGVGRTGSRLIGGVAETVSGQRNGFSLKHSFSSHAAPKSMNLNAHHQPTQTITNVRSSAMSSNWKNSEEEEFMWDEMNSSLPDHVPNVSSNLSTDPWMADDDNLESEDQLQITHPIGTKVNRKMSTVKKQLPSSGGHSSLSWELQKQLPSDKLNMKSGHSELFVSAPSSLPKNSNALAGRMRNQSFIPHTTIGMGKIVGQQQFDSEGVESPSAQSPLRQQSPSVPVTTQLPHSMQNLAEQDCPPTLKTSQHLGGLQSQNIRDPAPAFRPNVQVGNLRKSQEKDMRGPPSSVTTFQPRPQQQQAVPSQADISLKAKQPPKSKVSLAKETSEKSTSKSLPAPSVKSGIIPKKSITRSLDASSRPSQQAAKPTRLGAPSPTTLISSGASAMSLSSVGPPNDYSATLPKLPKGKAGKRQRDSTQPSASSKDCSASTPSSNATNKNTLNPISIFLSSLVAKGLISAXXXXXXXXXXXEDQTESIIVSSTLPVASVPVSAAVPVPSSRDGVDDAAKASLALSKSTSTEIRNLIGFDFKPDVIREMHPDVITELLDELPHHCSNCGIRLKQQEQLDRHLEWHATKEREQNGLITASRRWYAKSNDWIAGKAEYLSESEIADSMDAYDEKTDESQLDSMVVADENQCLCVLCGELFEDVYCQVSDQWMFKEAVYLNNSDSNDEIESRNVGPIIHVRCLSENLMSSATNTELD